From Anas platyrhynchos isolate ZD024472 breed Pekin duck chromosome 16, IASCAAS_PekinDuck_T2T, whole genome shotgun sequence, a single genomic window includes:
- the YPEL1 gene encoding protein yippee-like 1: MVKMTKSKTFQAYLPNCHRTYSCIHCRAHLANHDELISKSFQGSQGRAYLFNSVVNVGCGPAEERVLLTGLHAVADIYCENCKTTLGWKYEHAFESSQKYKEGKFIIELAHMIKDNGWE; this comes from the exons AtggtaaaaatgacaaaatcaaAAACGTTCCAGGCTTACCTGCCGAACTGTCACCGAACCTACAGCTGTATCCACTGCAGAGCCCATCTAGCCAATCATGATGAATTGATCTCCAAG tCCTTCCAGGGAAGCCAGGGACGAGCCTACCTCTTTAATTCTGT GGTAAATGTGGGCTGTGGTCCAGCAGAGGAGAGAGTTCTTCTGACAGGTTTACATGCTGTGGCAGATATCTATTGTGAAAACTGTAAAACCACTCTTGGATGGAAATAT gAACATGCTTTCGAGAGCAGTCAGAAatacaaagaaggaaaatttatCATTGAACTTGCCCACATGATAAAAGACAATGGCTGGGAGTGA